TGATTTTATTCCAGCAGTAAGAAAATTCTCAAAAGGAAAGCCATCATTTGGTAAAATGAACAAGGACGGTCCGCACAAAATGTGCAGGCGATGCGGCAAACACAGTTACCACACATCAAAGAAAACCTGCGCAACCTGTGGTTTTGGAAAAACCGCAAAGCTAAGAACTTATTCGTGGCAGAATAAACATAG
This is a stretch of genomic DNA from Nanoarchaeota archaeon. It encodes these proteins:
- the rpl37e gene encoding 50S ribosomal protein L37e (contains a zinc finger motif), with protein sequence MNKDGPHKMCRRCGKHSYHTSKKTCATCGFGKTAKLRTYSWQNKHSSGGRKR